DNA sequence from the Verrucomicrobiota bacterium genome:
AGCGTCCCGAGATTACGGTTAATAAATGAAGAGACTGTTTCCGCATTTAACCACTTGATATAGAGGAGGCCGGCAAGCATGCCGCTCAAGGGTAGAAGCTGGAGCAGGGATTGGCTAACGACAAGGAACCATAAGGAAATGGCTGCGGCAATCATGGCCCAGTATTTGGCCCGGATCCCAAAGAGGAATTCAACATTCGGGTAGAGAGCGACAAATGCCATAAAAATAGCAGACGTAGCACAAGTGGACCCTAGGGCAATTAAACCTGATTGTTGAAAGAGAAGTGTCCCGGCTAGGAAAAAAACCGCACCGGCAAAAATGCCGCTGGCATAAATCCCGTACAGGTGGGTACGTCCCACGTGCTGCTCAAGGGAGGGGGCAAAGAGCCAAATCATCAGCAGGCTCAAGATTAAATTAATGGGGTTCTGGTATATAAAGGAAAAGCTCAGGGGTTGCCATAATCTTAACTGCATGAGTCCGTTGATGGAGAGCCCAAGGAAATCAGTAACAGTCTGATAACGCAAAAGGAGAAAGATAGAGATGAGTAAAAATGAGGCTAGATTAATAATAATGAGGTGGAATGCCCCGGAGTGTCGTACGGAATCCCAACCATAGGGATGAGGCGAATAGGATGAACCTGACCAAGACGACATGGGCTTAAATTAACTTGGCTTCCGGTAAAATCAAACTTTTAATCGTAACAACATTTAATCTCGGGGCCTATGTCATCAAGCTATTTTCATCATTTTGATTGTGAGGTGTTACCTGCACCTCAAACAAGCCTTGTCCATGGTGCACTCCTGAAGTTTGGACTCATCCGCAACGATGCCTTTTACTTGGCTGCCTTAGGGCTGGCGCATAAGCTCCTTAAAGAAGGGAGGGCCGGACGATCCTTACTCTTGCTTG
Encoded proteins:
- a CDS encoding rhomboid family intramembrane serine protease — translated: MSSWSGSSYSPHPYGWDSVRHSGAFHLIIINLASFLLISIFLLLRYQTVTDFLGLSINGLMQLRLWQPLSFSFIYQNPINLILSLLMIWLFAPSLEQHVGRTHLYGIYASGIFAGAVFFLAGTLLFQQSGLIALGSTCATSAIFMAFVALYPNVEFLFGIRAKYWAMIAAAISLWFLVVSQSLLQLLPLSGMLAGLLYIKWLNAETVSSFINRNLGTLVTKAAATREIYNRQGEGSVEAETSTSKDHFISHEVDPILDKISKHGMQSLSADERRILDKASRKLGK